A portion of the Desmodus rotundus isolate HL8 chromosome 8, HLdesRot8A.1, whole genome shotgun sequence genome contains these proteins:
- the DSCC1 gene encoding sister chromatid cohesion protein DCC1, which produces MRRTRDEVDATLQIAKLNPAELLPAVQCLGFSPGASAAAAGDFYLLELDPALCQELEAGRSMVIRGDKDEQAVLCSKDKTYDLKVAGTSNMLLVIPGCKTPDQLKMEETHCNIFHSEIFGFSNNYWELRRCRPKLKKLKRLLMENTYEGPDSQKEKDSSSSKYTTEDLLDQIQASEEEIMAQLRVLNACEIGGYWRILEFDYEMKLLNHITQLVDSESWSFTKVPLNVCLQELGPLEPEEMIEHCLNCYGRRYTEEGEIYFELSADKICRTTAQMLLQNAVKFNLAEFQEVWQQSVPEGMVTRLDQLQGLALVDRQSRPEIIFLLKVEDLPEDTQERFNRLFSLREKWTGEDIAPYIQDLCGEKQTIGALLTKYSRSSMQNGVKVYNSRRPIS; this is translated from the exons ATGAGGAGGACCCGCGACGAGGTGGACGCGACGCTGCAGATCGCCAAGCTGAACCCGGCGGAGCTGCTCCCGGCGGTGCAGTGCCTGGGTTTCAGCCCCGGGGCCAGCGCCGCCGCGGCCGGCGACTTCTACCTACTCGAGCTGGATCCAGCGCTGTGCCAGGAGTTGGAGGCGGGGCGCAG CATGGTGATTCGTGGTGATAAAGACGAGCAGGCGGTGCTGTGCAGTAAAGACAAGACGTATGACTTGAAGGTCGCAGGCACTTCCAATATGTTGCTTGTAATTCCTGGTTGTAAAACTCCAGACCagctgaagatggaagaaacccACTGTAACATTTTCCACTCCGAG ATCTTTGGTTTTTCTAATAACTATTGGGAACTAAGAAGATGTAGACCTAAATTAAAGAAGCTAAAGAGACTCTTGATGGAAAATACCTATGAAGGACCTGACAGTCAAAAAGAAAAGGATTCCAGTTCCTCAAAA TATACGACTGAAGATTTGCTTGATCAAATTCAGGCAAGTGAGGAAGAAATAATGGCCCAGTTACGAGTTCTAAATGCCTGTGAGATTGGAG GTTATTGGAGGATTCTTGAATTTGATTATGAGATGAAACTTCTGAATCATATAACTCAGCTTGTGGATTCCGAATCTTGGTCTTTTACTAAAGTTCCTTTGAATGTGTGCCTTCAGGAACTTGGACCATTAGAGCCAGA aGAAATGATCGAACACTGTCTTAACTGTTAcggaagaagatacacagaggAAG GTGAGATTTACTTTGAATTGAGTGCTGACAAAATCTGCAGGACAACGGCACAGATGCTGCTTCAGAACGCGGTGAAATTCAACCTCGCCGAGTTTCAAGAAGTGTGGCAGCAGAGCGTTCCAGAAGGAATGGTAACGCGGCTGGACCAGCTGCAG GGTTTGGCCTTGGTGGATAGACAGTCAAGACCAGAAATCATATTTTTGCTAAAAGTAGAAGATTTACCTGAGGATACCCAGGAACGTTTTAATCGTCTGTTCTCTCTACGGGAAAAATGGACAGGAGAAGATATCGCTCCATATATTCA AGATTTATGTGGAGAGAAGCAAACCATAGGTGCATTACTCACTAAATATTCTAGATCTTCGATGCAAAATGGTGTTAAAGTTTATAACTCAAGAAGACccatttcttaa